In the genome of Bremerella sp. P1, the window CTGATTTCCGCATCTTGCTTTCCACACAAACAGCATGACGTTGGGTTATGCTGTTTGTGTTTGTATGCTGCCGGCACGAGCCTCTTGGAACTGCTCATACACGATCGTGGGAACTTGTTTTCCTACTTTTGCTCTTCCGTCTATTGAAGTCGCCTTCCGCGTCCCTTACACAATGAGGTCGCGAATCTCAGGCACTGACTTGTTGCCAGAATTCTTTGCTGCGACTGACGAACGAGATTGTCAGTTCGTTGCTCTCCGATGTTTGACATCTTGATCCGATTGCGTTTTTTCACTGCCCTTGGAAATCTGCCATGCTAACTGCCCTCCTCCGCCCTATCCTCAACCTGGGCGGCTTTGCCGTTTTGGCCCTCGGATTGGCCGCCGCCTATTTTGGATTCATCAACTCCTCGATCTACGTTGGCGGATCCTCGACGCCCGCGCGTATCTCAATTGAAGAACTAGGCAAGTCAGGCTCCATTTCCAACAACCATGTCACCATTACAGACTTTGACTATCCGTTCAGCTACCTCGTATCACGGACTTATGAAGAGGCGTGGATTCCTATTCAAATTGATGCCGGGAAATCCCGCCCAGAAAGCACCGAACGCCCTGTTATTCTGTATGTGGACAATGCCAGCGAGGACGCCGTCGCTCCCCCCGACGCCAAAGTCCACCCATCGCAATACAACCGTGTGGATGAAGTGTTGGATCGCCCGGAATTGACCGGAATCCTCTCGTATGGAATCGTGGGTGATGATGGGAGCCAACCGGAAGAATTTGCCAAGATGTTTCGCGGCACATCCCTGGACGAAGCCATCACCTTGGAAATCGACAAACCTTTTCCTGGCTTCTTCGCATCAATTCCTTGCTTTTTGGCCGGGATCCTGCTGGTCGTCGCGTCCGGCGTTATGTGGTTTTTTGGTAGCAAGCTGTAGCCTCATCGACGACAAGCAATCCGCCGTATGAATTTCCGCACGATTGACTAAGATGGGTTGCTAATCGTGACTTTAAGTCGAATCGGAACCGAACCAGCCACGACCTATGTCTCAACGCCATCTGGAAAACTCGCCGAGCCAGTCGGTTCATTCCTCGCGTCAGCTACGCGATGAGAAACTGCTTAGTCTGAAGCGACTCGCCTATGGCGCCAGTCACGAGATCAACAATCCACTGGCCAATATCGCCAGCCGAGCCCAGGCTTTGCTCGTTGGCGAAACTGATCCCGATCGACGTCATGAACTGGCCACGATCTACGCCCAAGCGATGCGAGGGCACGAGATGATCGCCGACCTGATGCTGTTCGCGCGACCTCCGCAGCCTCGGCCGAATGAGTGCACACTCGATGCAATTGCTACCGATGCGATGCAGCAGACGCTGCCGCTGGGGAAGTTGCAGGAGACGGAACTCAAGCTTGTTCCGTCCGATCGCGAGATTCGCCTGACGGCCGATGCCAACCTAATCACGCTGGCTGTCTGTGCATTGATTCGCAATGCTTTGGAAGCACTTAAATGCGGTGGAAAGATCGAAGTGACATTGGCGACCGAAGACGAAGTCGCCACGATAGCCGTTCAGGACGATGGACCTGGTATTTCGGACGAACAGGCTGAAATTGTTTTCGATCCCTTTCATAGTGGACGCGAAGCCGGCCGAGGCCTGGGCTTTGGCCTCACCAAATGCTGGACGATCGCCCAGGCCCATGGAGGTGACACGTACGTCGATACGGCATACGGCCCGGGGGCTCGGATCGTCTTGGAAATCCCCTTGTCGCCGAAAATCAATTGCGAGAGCGAGTAACGGATGGATCCGCACCCTTTCGGATGGTTGAGCCTGGTTCCTCCGTTGGTTGCGATTGCCCTGGCAATTCTTACGCGGCGTACGCTCCTTTCTTTGCTCGTCGGCATCGTAGTGGGTGCCATCATCCTGCATAGCGGCAATCCGTTCACGGGGCTCTGGTCAGCGTGTGCCGATTATCTGTGGGTGAAAGCTACCGCTTGGGACAAAGTCCAGGTTTATCTCTTTACGCTGCTGACCGGAGGAATGATTGGCGTCGTGTCCGCATCCGGCGGAATGCGAGGCCTGGTGAACTTGATCGTTTGCTTTGCCAACACGCGAGTCAAAGGCCAGGTCACCGGTTGGCTCATGGGCTTGGCGATCTTCTTTGACGACTACGCCAATATGTTGCTCTTGGGCGGTACGCTGAAAGAAGTGACCGACCACCTGAAAATCTCCCGCGAGAAGCTCGCCTATATCGTCGACTCGACTGCCGCTCCTGTCGCTGGCCTGGCCTTGATTTCAACGTGGGTCGCGACGGAGATCAGCTTCATCGAAGAAGGTATCAACCAGATCTCCGGTAGCGAAAAACCAGATGCGTTCCTACTGTTTGTCGAGAGCATTCCGTACCGCTTCTACTCGTGGTGGGCTCTGCTGCTGGTTCCCCTGGTCGCGATAATTCGCCGCGACTTCGGCCCGATGCTCAAAGCGGAAGTCACCATGCTCAGTCAGGGGCCTGGCCAGGATTCCAAATCCGACGATGAAGGCGTCTTGCCGGATAGTTCCAGTTGGTTGAACGCGGCGATCCCGGTCGGCACCATGCTGGCAGCCGTGGTCGCGATCCTGTATTGGACCGGTTACCAAGCGGTCACCAGCGAAGAAATGGAACCCACGCTGCTGCAAATCATTGGGCAAGGCGACTCCTACAAAGCCCTGCTTTACGGCTCGGCGATAAGCCTGGTTGTCGCGATCGTGCTGATCCTACCGCAGCGATTACTCTCGACTGGTCAATGCGCTCGAGCGATCCTGAAAGGTTTTCGCGCGATGCTTCCGGCCTTGATGATCCTTTGGCTGGCAGCATCGTTGGCGGCCCAGACCGAGCCTCCGACGTTCAACGAAGAAACGGGAGAGATGACCCTCAACGGCCTGGATACGGCTGGGTATTTGAAACAGTTACTGGCAGCCAATCTGCCGATCGAATTGCTTCCGACGACCGTCTTCATTTTGGCAGCAGCCGTGGCCTTCTCGACCGGCACAAGCTGGGGCACGATGGGCATCCTGGTGCCACTTTCCGTTTCGCTATCGGCCGGAATGCTGACCAGCGGAGGAGAACCACTCGACGTGGCCGATCCCCTGCTATTGTCGGTCGTGGGTAGCGTCCTGGCCGGGGCGATCTTCGGCGACCACTGCTCCCCCATTTCTGATACCACCATTCTGTCGTCGCAAAGCTGTGGCTGCCATCACATGGCCCATGTTCGCACGCAGATGCCGTATGCGATTCTGGGCGCCGTGCTATCGGTGATCCTGGGAACCGTTCCGGTTGCCTATGGCATGCCGGTCTACGTGTCTCACGTGTTAGGCGTCGGAGCGATGGCCGGAACGCTTTTCCTGTTGGGCAAAAATCCGGAAACGCTCGCTGCGGAAATCGAATCTGAAGCCTAGCCATGTTTGGCCGGTGCCCAACCACGAGTTGAGCCGGGAACCATCAACGGCTTGGTACAAGCTGCGAAAAGTGTTGTAACTGTTACAACATTGGCCTAACGGCTGTGAGTGGCCAAACGCTGTCACTTCCTTCTTTGCGTCGGTTTTCGTCCACCGCGAACTGTTAGCAACCATTTCTGCGTGTTCGACTTACGCGATCTTGCTGGCATTGACGGCTAGGGATGCTGTCAGGCCACTTTCGCGAATTATTTGCCTTCTCGGCATAGCGGTTGCAATATGAAAGAGCGTTCCCCAAATGACCCTGAGAGAAGAAAAGAGGTTCCCATGTTCAGGACGACCACGCTTGCCGCCTGCGTTATGTTTGCGGCTCCTGCCCTGCTTTATGCACAGGAAGAACCAACCATTAAATGGGTCGACGCCACCTACAACGAAGACCGCCCAATGACGCGGATGGCGGCACCAGGTGACTTGAAAGAACCCGGAGCGATCGAGCTTTCGTCCGCCAACGGCACCGCCGACCAATCGACCAATGTGCAGCGTGCATCCGCGATCACGCCCATCAACGAGTCGGAAACGGTCCTGCGTACTTACGTCGGCCAACCGGTGCAAACGCCATCGCGAACCGTCGTTGAAACCGAGTCGCAAGAGACCATCGTGCAGTACTCTGGCCAGCCACGCACCATCGTTTATGACAACCCGCAGCCGATCCAGCAGCAGGAAGTTCGCCGCGTTGAGTATCCCGCCTACGAGACGCAAACTTCCTACTATGTCGAGCCGGTAAACCCGAACCCATGGCACACGATTAACAATGGTGTGCAACGCGTTCAGTACACGGCTCCGGCAACCTATTCGGCTCCTGTGACGACTGTTGGCAATCCGGTCGTCGTCAATCGTCCCGTCACGACGATCGCCTACAACAACCCGCCGGTTGTTCAGGCACCTGTTGTTCAGGCCCCAGTCGTAACTGGCACGGTCCCCGTTCCCAATGCCACCGTTTATCCGGTCGACCGCACGACGTTCCGCCCCGTGCTGCCGATCATTCCGATGAACAACAACTCGTATGTCGGCCGCGGACTACTTGGCCAGCCAAAGGTTTATACCGAAGGCCAACCAATCCGTAACAGCCTACGATACGTGCTCCCGTAACGACCCAATTCCCAGGAGGGCGAAGGGCGTCTCGATTTCGAGACGCCCTTTTTTTATTGGTAGTGTTTAGATTACGCGGTGGTAGAGATCAGGTTGCCATACCCAGACGTCGCAGCTCTTCCACGACACCCGCCACGATGCGTGCCACATCATCCGGATTCGCCGTCGTTTGACCGGCTGGGCAGCCGCCGACTGGCTCGTTCACGAAACCCTCGGCCGAGAGCAAGCACTGCAGTTCGTTGCGCAGCTTCTCCACTTCCATCTTCTGGCTCGGCGACTGCGGCTGGCGGCCGCTGCCTGGCTTGAAGCCTCGCAGGGCGAGTGCCGCTCGGAAGCCTTCGGGAAACTCGCAGTTCTGGATCATCGCATCGAACAGCGTCAACAACCGGTATTGCAGGTCGCGTGCTTCATCGATTCGCCCCAGCAGCGTCAGGTCGTACAGACGACGTGTGATCTCTGGAACCACACCGCTGGTCGCGTTCGTTCCGCCATCGCAGCCGATCAACAGCATCGGCATCAGGGCCGCATCCCAGCCGGTCATAAAGCTGAAGTCGGGTCGCACTGGGCGAACTTCGGAGATCATCCGCATCATGTGCGGCAGATCACCCGACGAGTCCTTGATCGCCACAATTCGCGGGCACTCTTCGGCCAGGCGACGAACGGTAGGGACATCGATGGGCGAAGCGAACATCGGAATGTTGTACAGCGTCACATCAATGGGCGTGTTGTCGCCGATTTCTTTGAAGTAGGCGTAGACGGCCGCAGGGCTCAGCTTGTAGTAAAACGGCGAAACGATCGCGACCGCTCGGCAGCCCATCTCGTGGTAGGCTTCGCACGCTTTAAGCGTTTCCTTAACGTTCGCTTCCGCGGCACCAGCCAGAATCGGCACGCGGCCCCGAGTTTGATCGGCGATAATGGCGATAATCCGGCGACGTTCTTCGACGGTGAACCTGAGGAACTCGCCGGTCGAGCCGTTGGGATAGAGCCCGTGGACCCCCTTTTCGATCAGCCAGTCGACATATCGCCGCAGTTCGGCCTCGTGAATGTCGCCATTGGCATCCAGGGGAACGATATTGGGAGTAAAAATTCCGGAAAGTCGCGTCGAGGAAGCGGCCATGAAATCTATCCGAGCAGCACGGGGGTTAGGCGAGGTGGTAGGAAACCCGTTAGAATTTACGGGCCATGCTTGGTGCAGGTAAATACTGATTCAAGAAGCTTAGCATAGTCGGCCCAAGCGGCCACGTCAGCCCATCAAAGCTAATCGCCCGGTGTCACGCAAGAAACGCTCTGAACGATCGTCACAGGACGCATCCTCCTCCTGGGAAGCCCCGCTATGCGTGTGGATATTCATCGTGGGAGCGTTGGTCTATGCATTGTGGTACTTTTCCGTCCCCATGCCCTGGCCAGCACCCCAGCCTGGGGAAACGGCCTACGAACCGACGCGAGGCACGCTCGTGCAGACCGGCCTGTTGCTGCTGCCGGAAAGTGTCAGCATGTGGTTTGGTGGGGGCGAAGTGCCGCTGGGCCTCTTCGATCGCCTTGGGGTAATGCTCATCGCGGGGGTGATGCTACTGTTCAGCTACGCCCTGGGCGAGTTTTTATTGGTCCGCCTGAAACTGCTTGATTTCTTTGGTCGCGTCGATGGTATCGTGCTCCGACTGGCGATCGGATTGACGATTGTCTCGTGGTCGACTGCCGTGCTGGGCATGTGTGGCCTACTTCATCGGCCCCTTGCGATTGTCCTATCGTTGGCCATCGTGTTCGTCGCGCTCGGTGCGGCTTGGAAGAAACAACTGTTCGCTCCCCGCGATGCGGAAGCGGAATCAGAAGAAACTGAAACGAAACAGTCTGAGGGCGAATCATGGTGGTGGCTCTTGGCTGCGGCTCCGCTATGCCTGTTCATCATTGGCGTTTCGATACTGCCGCCGTACGAGTACGACGTACTGGAGTATCACCTACTGGTGCCCAAAGAATGGCACGTGATCGGCCAGATTCGTGTGCTGCCCAACAACGTCTACAGTGGCATGCCGATGGGGGCAGAAATGTGGGCCTTGCTGCCGATGGTCTTTCTGACCGGTCAACAGGCGTGGCTGACCGGGGCACTCGTCGGCAAGTTGATCATTGGCCTGTTTACGCTTCTGACGGCTGGCCTATTGTATGGAGCCGGAAAACGTTTGGCCGGCGTTTGGGGTGGTCGCACCGCGGCCCTGGCAGCGATTGCCGTACCTTGGCTAACCTACCAAAGTGGAACCGGGCTGGTCGACGGCGTCTGGGCGTTCTTCACCCTGGCGGCTGCGTACCCAGTGTTGATCGTTCTTAGTGGTTCATCAGAAAGCGAGCACCGCGACGGACTGGCCATCCTTTCGGGACTGATGGCCGGCATGGCATTCAGCGTGAAGTACCCTGCCCTACTGGTCGTAGTACTGCCGGTCTTTGCGCTGTGGATTTTCGCCGTACGAAGTGATTGGCGACTACTGCTGATGCATGTCGTTGCCGTCACGGTGGTCATTTCGCCATGGCTCATCCGCAACGCGATCGATACCGGCAACCCGGTCTTTCCGTTGGCCGGCAATGTTTTTCCTACCGACGTCCGCGTGGAAGACCAAATCCAACAATGGAATCGTGCCCATCAGGTTCCGCTCAATTCGGATGGGAGTCGCTTTTCGATCAGCCAACTATTCAGCGGAATCATGACACCGTTTGGGCGCAGCCCTTGGGCTGGCCTGGTCGTCGTTCCCCTGGCCATCTGCGGACTCTTTTACCCCAACCGAAAGCTGGTCATCCCACTAGTGATTTTGCTGGCTGCGTGCTGGATGGTGTGGTGGGGATTTTCACATCGCCTGGAACGTTTTCTCATCCCGGCAATTCCGCTGGCTTGTCTGCTGGCCGGTCTCGGAGCCCAGAAGCTGGCTCCGTTTGTTGCCGGACGAGTTGCGCTTCGCGTCTGGCTGGGGCTCGGTTTACTGGTTGGGTTCCTGCTGGTGAATCAAACCCAGTCGATCAAACTCGATCCACGAGTCTTTGTTTCTCTCGATGCCCTGGCCAATTCCCACACTTCCGGGGCGGTCGCGTACTTGAACGAACATGTCGCCCCAGGCGATGCCGTCCTGGCGACAGGAGATGCGGCACTTTTTTACTTACAGCCTCCGATCTTCTATCA includes:
- a CDS encoding ArnT family glycosyltransferase, with translation MWIFIVGALVYALWYFSVPMPWPAPQPGETAYEPTRGTLVQTGLLLLPESVSMWFGGGEVPLGLFDRLGVMLIAGVMLLFSYALGEFLLVRLKLLDFFGRVDGIVLRLAIGLTIVSWSTAVLGMCGLLHRPLAIVLSLAIVFVALGAAWKKQLFAPRDAEAESEETETKQSEGESWWWLLAAAPLCLFIIGVSILPPYEYDVLEYHLLVPKEWHVIGQIRVLPNNVYSGMPMGAEMWALLPMVFLTGQQAWLTGALVGKLIIGLFTLLTAGLLYGAGKRLAGVWGGRTAALAAIAVPWLTYQSGTGLVDGVWAFFTLAAAYPVLIVLSGSSESEHRDGLAILSGLMAGMAFSVKYPALLVVVLPVFALWIFAVRSDWRLLLMHVVAVTVVISPWLIRNAIDTGNPVFPLAGNVFPTDVRVEDQIQQWNRAHQVPLNSDGSRFSISQLFSGIMTPFGRSPWAGLVVVPLAICGLFYPNRKLVIPLVILLAACWMVWWGFSHRLERFLIPAIPLACLLAGLGAQKLAPFVAGRVALRVWLGLGLLVGFLLVNQTQSIKLDPRVFVSLDALANSHTSGAVAYLNEHVAPGDAVLATGDAALFYLQPPIFYHTCFNDSTMKQLVDMTKEQRLAHLAEAKIAWIYVHWGEIERFRSPGNYGFPGDVTRDLFAQMESQGVLERTEYQQGNPENPAVIIYRVLPASGP
- a CDS encoding Na+/H+ antiporter NhaC family protein, yielding MDPHPFGWLSLVPPLVAIALAILTRRTLLSLLVGIVVGAIILHSGNPFTGLWSACADYLWVKATAWDKVQVYLFTLLTGGMIGVVSASGGMRGLVNLIVCFANTRVKGQVTGWLMGLAIFFDDYANMLLLGGTLKEVTDHLKISREKLAYIVDSTAAPVAGLALISTWVATEISFIEEGINQISGSEKPDAFLLFVESIPYRFYSWWALLLVPLVAIIRRDFGPMLKAEVTMLSQGPGQDSKSDDEGVLPDSSSWLNAAIPVGTMLAAVVAILYWTGYQAVTSEEMEPTLLQIIGQGDSYKALLYGSAISLVVAIVLILPQRLLSTGQCARAILKGFRAMLPALMILWLAASLAAQTEPPTFNEETGEMTLNGLDTAGYLKQLLAANLPIELLPTTVFILAAAVAFSTGTSWGTMGILVPLSVSLSAGMLTSGGEPLDVADPLLLSVVGSVLAGAIFGDHCSPISDTTILSSQSCGCHHMAHVRTQMPYAILGAVLSVILGTVPVAYGMPVYVSHVLGVGAMAGTLFLLGKNPETLAAEIESEA
- a CDS encoding sensor histidine kinase; its protein translation is MSQRHLENSPSQSVHSSRQLRDEKLLSLKRLAYGASHEINNPLANIASRAQALLVGETDPDRRHELATIYAQAMRGHEMIADLMLFARPPQPRPNECTLDAIATDAMQQTLPLGKLQETELKLVPSDREIRLTADANLITLAVCALIRNALEALKCGGKIEVTLATEDEVATIAVQDDGPGISDEQAEIVFDPFHSGREAGRGLGFGLTKCWTIAQAHGGDTYVDTAYGPGARIVLEIPLSPKINCESE
- a CDS encoding dihydrodipicolinate synthase family protein, which gives rise to MAASSTRLSGIFTPNIVPLDANGDIHEAELRRYVDWLIEKGVHGLYPNGSTGEFLRFTVEERRRIIAIIADQTRGRVPILAGAAEANVKETLKACEAYHEMGCRAVAIVSPFYYKLSPAAVYAYFKEIGDNTPIDVTLYNIPMFASPIDVPTVRRLAEECPRIVAIKDSSGDLPHMMRMISEVRPVRPDFSFMTGWDAALMPMLLIGCDGGTNATSGVVPEITRRLYDLTLLGRIDEARDLQYRLLTLFDAMIQNCEFPEGFRAALALRGFKPGSGRQPQSPSQKMEVEKLRNELQCLLSAEGFVNEPVGGCPAGQTTANPDDVARIVAGVVEELRRLGMAT